The Acetivibrio cellulolyticus CD2 genome has a segment encoding these proteins:
- the tnpC gene encoding IS66 family transposase, translated as MTEHEELEMLRALVEKQKQELEAKDKIIQKQNIQLENMIQALLHARKKLFGSPSEITRQTGEQINLFETTQELAAELFKEQKKITVPSHQRTARQPGVRVEMLVNIPKEVEEYIIPPEENCSECGAELKVIGKKLVRTEVEFIPSKLKVVQVLQEVAKCTNCGNEGSENPKDHFQKAAVPTSVLPHSIATASLVAQVMYQKFAMGIPFNRQENDWYRIGMVLPRSNMANWTIRCSEEWLAPIYNRIHEELLKCEVLHMDETRIQCNKEEGKQASSDSFMWVMRSAACEEIKAAFFHYSRSRSGDVAKQLLQGFHGYLTTDAYSAYEKAENIKRNLCWAHCRRYFIESIPLDNKGKEISGSKGAEGREFINLLFKLEDEIKELSYDEKKEKRQEASRAILDAFWSWVEETSAISTTNENLTKALNYAKNQKKYLETFLEDGRLPISNNLCEANIKPYAVARRAWLFADTPKGATANAILYTLVESAKANILDVYEYLKYILEAMPNTDFKNHPELLDKYLPWSKDLPEECRLNHKHKKCFKK; from the coding sequence TTGACAGAACATGAAGAACTGGAAATGCTTCGGGCTTTAGTTGAAAAACAAAAGCAGGAACTTGAAGCAAAAGATAAGATCATTCAAAAACAAAATATCCAGCTTGAGAACATGATTCAGGCTCTCCTGCACGCTCGCAAGAAACTATTTGGTAGCCCTTCTGAGATTACCAGACAGACAGGCGAACAAATAAATCTGTTTGAAACAACGCAGGAACTGGCAGCGGAATTATTTAAGGAACAGAAAAAAATAACCGTTCCAAGCCACCAAAGAACTGCCAGACAGCCTGGTGTCAGAGTTGAAATGCTTGTAAATATTCCGAAAGAGGTGGAGGAATATATCATTCCTCCGGAAGAAAACTGTTCCGAGTGCGGAGCAGAACTGAAAGTCATTGGTAAAAAGCTTGTACGCACAGAAGTGGAATTTATTCCGTCAAAACTGAAAGTAGTACAGGTTCTCCAGGAAGTTGCTAAGTGTACCAACTGTGGAAATGAAGGTAGCGAAAATCCCAAAGACCATTTCCAGAAAGCTGCGGTTCCAACTTCAGTTCTGCCACACTCCATAGCAACTGCATCCCTTGTGGCACAAGTCATGTATCAGAAGTTTGCAATGGGGATTCCTTTCAACCGTCAAGAGAACGATTGGTACCGTATAGGTATGGTGCTACCAAGATCTAATATGGCAAACTGGACGATTCGGTGTAGTGAAGAATGGCTGGCTCCGATTTACAACCGGATTCATGAGGAGCTTTTAAAATGCGAAGTCCTTCACATGGATGAAACAAGAATCCAGTGTAATAAGGAAGAAGGCAAACAAGCTAGCAGTGATTCTTTCATGTGGGTCATGCGAAGTGCAGCTTGTGAAGAGATCAAGGCAGCTTTCTTCCACTATTCCAGAAGCCGAAGCGGTGATGTTGCAAAGCAACTATTACAAGGGTTTCATGGATATCTAACCACGGATGCGTATAGTGCTTATGAGAAAGCGGAGAACATTAAAAGAAATCTTTGTTGGGCTCATTGTCGACGCTATTTCATAGAAAGTATTCCGCTGGACAATAAAGGAAAAGAGATCTCGGGTTCCAAAGGAGCTGAAGGAAGGGAATTCATCAATCTTCTCTTCAAACTGGAAGATGAGATAAAGGAACTGTCATATGACGAAAAGAAAGAGAAGCGTCAGGAGGCGTCACGTGCCATTCTTGATGCCTTTTGGTCATGGGTTGAAGAGACCTCTGCAATTTCTACTACAAATGAGAACCTGACAAAAGCTCTAAATTATGCTAAGAATCAAAAAAAGTATCTTGAAACATTTCTAGAAGACGGAAGGCTTCCCATCTCCAACAATCTTTGCGAGGCAAATATCAAACCATATGCCGTAGCAAGAAGAGCCTGGCTTTTTGCTGACACTCCAAAGGGAGCAACTGCTAATGCGATCCTTTATACATTGGTGGAATCTGCTAAAGCAAATATTTTGGATGTGTATGAGTATCTAAAATATATCCTTGAAGCAATGCCTAATACAGATTTTAAAAACCACCCAGAACTTCTGGACAAGTACCTGCCTTGGTCAAAGGATTTACCGGAAGAATGCAGGCT
- a CDS encoding aminotransferase class I/II-fold pyridoxal phosphate-dependent enzyme, whose product MNVRDMLLPTVRDLPPSGIRKFFDLVNEMKDAISLSIGEPDFVTPWCVREAGIYSLEKGHTHYSPNSGFMELREEICNYLKRRYGLVYDPKTQVIATVGGSEAIDLALRSLVGPGDEVILPEPSFVAYKACTVLTGATPVLINLRAEDQFRLTPELLEKAITSRTKVLILPFPNNPTGAVMTKKDLDKIVEILKDKNIIVLSDEIYSELTYECEHVSIASYPEMKEKTIYINGFSKAYAMTGWRLGYACGHPDLISAMYKIHQYAIMCSPTTAQYAAIEALRKGDEDVQAMRREYNRRRRVMLDGFRNAGLDCFEPFGAFYMFPCVKSTGMSSNEFCETLLKEEKVAVVPGSAFGDSGEGFVRVCYSNSMENIVEALKRINRFVEKSR is encoded by the coding sequence ATGAATGTGAGGGATATGTTATTGCCGACTGTGCGGGATCTGCCGCCCTCCGGTATAAGAAAATTCTTTGATCTGGTTAATGAAATGAAAGATGCTATATCTTTGAGTATAGGAGAGCCTGACTTTGTTACTCCATGGTGTGTTAGGGAAGCAGGTATATATTCACTTGAAAAAGGTCATACTCACTACTCGCCTAATTCTGGCTTTATGGAGCTTCGGGAAGAAATATGCAACTACTTGAAGAGAAGATACGGTTTAGTGTATGATCCTAAAACTCAAGTGATTGCGACTGTTGGAGGAAGTGAAGCTATTGACCTTGCATTGAGATCACTTGTTGGTCCGGGTGACGAAGTAATACTTCCAGAGCCTAGCTTTGTAGCTTATAAGGCTTGTACGGTTTTGACGGGAGCAACACCTGTCTTGATCAATTTGCGTGCTGAAGACCAGTTCAGGCTGACTCCTGAACTTCTTGAAAAGGCAATAACTTCAAGGACAAAAGTTCTTATATTGCCATTTCCTAATAATCCTACGGGTGCAGTGATGACAAAGAAAGATCTTGATAAGATTGTCGAAATTTTAAAAGACAAAAATATAATTGTACTCTCAGACGAAATATATTCAGAGCTTACTTATGAATGCGAACATGTATCGATTGCAAGCTATCCAGAGATGAAGGAAAAAACTATTTATATAAATGGATTTTCAAAAGCATATGCAATGACAGGTTGGAGACTTGGATATGCCTGTGGACATCCTGATCTCATTTCTGCCATGTATAAGATCCATCAATATGCAATAATGTGTTCTCCAACAACTGCACAATATGCAGCTATAGAAGCTCTCAGAAAGGGAGACGAAGATGTTCAGGCTATGAGGCGTGAGTATAACAGGAGAAGAAGAGTAATGCTCGATGGTTTTAGAAATGCAGGACTTGACTGTTTTGAGCCTTTTGGAGCATTTTACATGTTCCCGTGCGTAAAGTCTACAGGAATGAGTTCGAACGAATTTTGTGAGACCTTGCTAAAGGAAGAAAAGGTTGCTGTTGTACCAGGTTCAGCGTTTGGCGACAGTGGGGAAGGATTCGTCAGGGTTTGCTATTCAAACTCAATGGAAAATATAGTTGAGGCATTAAAAAGAATAAATAGGTTTGTTGAAAAAAGTAGATAA
- the trxA gene encoding thioredoxin produces the protein MASENVTVITKDNFEQEVLKSEKAVLVDFWAPWCGPCRAVGPIVDELASEYNGKAKISKLNVQDENELAAKFRVMSIPTIMIFKNGDVVEKVVGARSKSELSSLIDKHI, from the coding sequence ATGGCAAGTGAAAATGTTACTGTCATTACGAAGGATAATTTTGAACAGGAAGTATTGAAATCAGAAAAGGCGGTTTTAGTTGACTTTTGGGCTCCATGGTGTGGACCTTGCAGAGCAGTAGGTCCAATAGTGGATGAGCTCGCAAGTGAATATAATGGGAAGGCAAAGATTTCAAAGTTAAATGTGCAGGACGAGAATGAACTTGCTGCTAAATTTAGAGTTATGAGTATACCAACAATTATGATATTCAAGAATGGGGATGTAGTGGAAAAAGTTGTTGGTGCCAGATCAAAATCTGAATTATCATCACTTATTGATAAGCACATATAG
- a CDS encoding endonuclease Q family protein, with protein sequence MVDAISPYVLEDIDNLIGKGELREMKEGGMEYREGQTLLLGAEIETHEEKGCSAHSLCFFPTLKAIKDFSRDMCKHIKNIHLCSSMSRLTGQELFDIVEDHGGTFIPAHAFTPHKGFYGNCCDSLLEIFKPDCFEKIPSIELGLSADSMMASQLSELDGKSFISNSDAHSLIKMGREYNIFSMEAPNFSEVLKALKGIDGRGVKANYGLDPKLGKYHRTYCLVCDRVIGGEPPVLKCPVSERHSVVVGVKDRLDIIRDRSEPEMGLRAPYNYQIPLDFLPGVGPKTIDKLIKHFGSEMKIIHEATFEELAHVVKEEVATNIIRSREGKLNIEVGGGGVYGKIEK encoded by the coding sequence GTGGTTGATGCTATATCACCTTATGTTCTTGAGGATATAGACAATCTGATTGGAAAAGGTGAACTTCGTGAAATGAAAGAAGGTGGAATGGAATACAGGGAGGGACAGACCTTGTTGCTTGGGGCTGAGATAGAAACTCATGAAGAAAAAGGATGCAGCGCACATTCTCTATGTTTCTTTCCAACATTGAAGGCAATAAAAGATTTTTCTCGGGATATGTGCAAGCATATAAAAAATATACATTTATGTTCTTCCATGAGCAGGCTTACAGGACAGGAATTGTTTGACATTGTAGAAGATCATGGTGGCACTTTTATACCTGCTCATGCGTTTACTCCGCATAAGGGTTTTTATGGGAACTGTTGCGACAGCTTGCTTGAAATTTTCAAACCGGATTGTTTTGAAAAGATTCCTTCAATTGAGTTAGGGCTTAGTGCAGATTCAATGATGGCCAGCCAGCTTAGCGAGCTTGATGGAAAGTCATTCATCAGCAATTCAGATGCACATTCCCTTATTAAGATGGGCAGGGAGTATAATATTTTCAGCATGGAAGCTCCGAACTTTAGTGAGGTGTTGAAAGCACTAAAAGGTATTGATGGTAGAGGAGTAAAAGCAAACTACGGACTCGATCCCAAACTGGGAAAATATCATAGAACTTATTGCCTGGTCTGTGACCGTGTTATTGGGGGTGAGCCGCCAGTATTAAAATGCCCGGTTTCTGAAAGACATAGCGTTGTAGTAGGAGTAAAGGACAGATTAGATATTATTAGGGATAGAAGCGAACCGGAGATGGGATTAAGAGCGCCGTATAACTATCAGATACCATTAGACTTCCTGCCGGGGGTTGGACCCAAAACTATAGACAAGCTGATAAAGCATTTCGGGAGTGAAATGAAGATTATACATGAGGCTACTTTTGAAGAGTTGGCTCATGTTGTTAAAGAAGAGGTTGCGACTAACATAATCCGTTCAAGGGAAGGGAAATTGAATATAGAGGTTGGTGGAGGGGGAGTTTATGGGAAAATTGAGAAATGA
- the glgP gene encoding alpha-glucan family phosphorylase, with product MYLFGKITVTAVIPEELSKLRDIAYNLWWSWNSDAIDLYREIDLALWEKLDKNPVRFLKEVSQKKLEDKVHDKDYMERYQNVVKSYNSYMDDTNTWFNRTYPDKKDHMVAYFSAEYGLNEVLPVYSGGLGVLSGDHCKSASDLGIPFTAIGLFYKQGYFSQHINSEGWQETIFNDLNISNLPVKPALNQKGEQVQISVELPGRVVYAKIWQVKIGRVNLYLIDTDVEQNSPQDRVLTARLYGGDQETRIQQEIFLGIGGARVLDALNIKATVFHMNEGHSSFLGLELIRRLVQDKKLPFNHAKEVVSSSLIFTTHTPVPAGNDVFPLEMIDRYFGNYWPSLGISRHEFLDLGLKIGDHQNFNMTVLALTLAGQKNGVSELHGAVSRNIFKNVWPGIPEDEVPIGHITNGIHTLTWLSPSIKFLYDKYMDKDWKDNLYDRKVWDSVDKIPDEELWKTHCVLKTKMIGFIREKLKQQRAANGESIESIRQVDSLLDSNALTIGFARRFATYKRANLIFRDLARIQRILNDPNKPMQIIFAGKAHPADGPAHEIIKHINDIARQQGFVGKVILVENYNMTLARNMVQGVDIWLNNPRRPLEASGTSGQKVCINGIINFSVLDGWWCEGYNGKNGWSIGDDTFYDNEHYQDNADSESIYNTLEKHILPLFYDRNENGVPEKWVAVMKESIKTNSSLFSTHRMVQDYTTKYYVTSMDRVNKIVSSKYKSSVDLSDWKSQVEKFWPQIQILADKSSQQLREKNFISGENIKINASVYLGTLDPSSVKVQVYYGGIGKNNSIENPEIVDMSLEEKNSDGTYSYAASVKLFEGGEYGYTFRVIPYHPDLLNPFDMGLVRWIVQ from the coding sequence ATGTATCTATTTGGAAAAATAACCGTAACAGCAGTAATACCAGAGGAATTATCTAAATTAAGGGACATTGCGTATAATCTATGGTGGTCTTGGAATTCTGATGCAATCGACTTATATAGAGAAATTGACCTTGCCCTTTGGGAAAAACTGGACAAAAACCCTGTCAGGTTTTTGAAGGAAGTAAGCCAGAAAAAACTAGAAGACAAAGTTCATGACAAGGATTACATGGAAAGGTATCAAAACGTTGTTAAGAGCTATAATTCATATATGGATGACACTAATACATGGTTCAATAGAACTTACCCGGATAAAAAAGATCATATGGTAGCATATTTTTCCGCTGAGTATGGCCTTAATGAAGTTTTGCCAGTATACTCCGGAGGTCTTGGTGTGTTATCCGGAGATCACTGTAAATCAGCCAGCGATCTTGGTATACCATTTACTGCCATTGGCTTATTCTATAAGCAGGGTTACTTCAGCCAGCATATAAACAGCGAGGGATGGCAAGAAACCATATTTAATGATTTGAATATTTCTAACCTTCCGGTAAAACCAGCTTTGAATCAAAAAGGCGAGCAAGTTCAAATTAGTGTCGAATTGCCAGGAAGAGTCGTCTACGCCAAAATATGGCAGGTTAAAATCGGACGTGTGAATCTGTACTTAATTGATACTGACGTTGAACAAAACAGCCCACAAGATAGAGTTCTCACAGCGAGGCTGTACGGCGGCGATCAGGAAACAAGAATACAGCAGGAAATCTTCCTTGGAATTGGAGGCGCAAGAGTACTCGATGCACTGAATATTAAAGCAACAGTTTTCCATATGAACGAAGGCCACTCTTCATTTTTAGGCTTGGAACTTATAAGAAGGCTCGTTCAGGATAAAAAACTGCCCTTTAACCATGCAAAGGAAGTAGTGTCCTCATCTCTCATTTTTACGACGCATACGCCTGTTCCTGCGGGAAATGACGTATTCCCTCTTGAGATGATAGACAGATATTTTGGTAACTATTGGCCTTCTCTTGGAATAAGCAGACATGAATTTTTAGACCTCGGTCTAAAAATCGGTGACCACCAGAACTTCAATATGACTGTTTTAGCATTAACACTTGCAGGTCAGAAAAATGGAGTTAGTGAGCTTCACGGAGCAGTATCAAGGAACATCTTTAAAAATGTTTGGCCTGGAATACCTGAAGATGAAGTGCCTATCGGACACATTACAAACGGTATCCATACTCTTACGTGGTTATCCCCAAGTATCAAATTCCTATATGACAAATATATGGATAAAGACTGGAAGGATAATCTTTATGACAGAAAAGTTTGGGATAGCGTTGATAAAATCCCGGATGAAGAGCTATGGAAAACCCATTGTGTTTTAAAAACAAAAATGATAGGGTTTATAAGGGAAAAATTAAAACAGCAAAGAGCCGCCAATGGTGAATCTATTGAAAGCATCAGGCAGGTAGATAGCTTACTTGATTCTAATGCTTTAACTATAGGTTTTGCACGAAGGTTTGCAACTTATAAAAGGGCCAATCTCATATTCAGAGATTTGGCACGTATTCAAAGGATACTTAATGATCCAAACAAACCAATGCAGATTATTTTTGCGGGTAAGGCACACCCTGCAGATGGTCCTGCACACGAAATAATCAAGCATATTAACGACATCGCAAGGCAGCAAGGGTTTGTAGGAAAAGTTATACTCGTTGAGAACTATAATATGACTCTTGCAAGAAACATGGTGCAGGGAGTTGATATCTGGCTCAACAATCCGAGAAGACCTCTTGAAGCAAGTGGAACAAGCGGCCAGAAAGTTTGTATAAACGGTATTATCAACTTCAGCGTTTTAGATGGCTGGTGGTGTGAAGGATATAATGGCAAGAATGGTTGGTCCATAGGTGACGACACCTTCTATGATAACGAACATTATCAGGATAACGCTGACAGTGAATCTATTTATAACACTCTTGAAAAACATATTCTGCCTCTGTTCTATGACAGAAATGAAAATGGAGTTCCTGAAAAATGGGTTGCTGTTATGAAAGAATCAATAAAGACAAACAGCAGTTTATTCAGCACACACAGAATGGTTCAGGATTACACCACGAAGTATTATGTCACTTCGATGGATAGGGTTAACAAAATTGTATCCAGTAAATACAAGTCTTCTGTTGATCTATCGGATTGGAAATCACAGGTTGAGAAGTTCTGGCCCCAGATTCAGATACTGGCTGATAAGTCATCCCAGCAACTTAGGGAAAAGAACTTTATATCAGGTGAAAATATCAAGATCAATGCCTCTGTTTATCTGGGCACTCTAGATCCTTCAAGTGTCAAAGTTCAGGTATATTATGGAGGTATAGGTAAGAATAACAGTATTGAAAACCCTGAAATTGTCGATATGAGCCTTGAGGAAAAGAATAGCGACGGTACTTACAGTTACGCTGCAAGTGTTAAACTGTTTGAAGGTGGAGAATATGGTTATACCTTTAGGGTAATACCATATCATCCGGATCTGCTTAACCCGTTTGATATGGGGTTAGTCAGATGGATTGTTCAATAG
- a CDS encoding DUF3267 domain-containing protein yields MTKVAEFRLNKKNSFIFNMLSLIIFIIGFAIADIIPTESSGLMKIEYLTENNNIFFVFLVPFAVVLAHELMHAAAYKIFGAKLKFGYKHFSIYLTDISGTLFTLQQMTIIMLFPLVSLTAITIIVANILQQRLFLFLLAILINVAGSIGDILLLTYILFKGRACRVKDEKNGFSLYKANTQSSS; encoded by the coding sequence ATGACTAAAGTAGCAGAATTTAGACTAAACAAAAAAAACTCTTTTATATTTAATATGCTCTCCCTCATAATTTTTATTATAGGGTTTGCTATTGCAGATATTATCCCAACTGAATCCAGCGGGTTAATGAAAATTGAATACTTAACGGAAAATAATAATATCTTCTTTGTGTTTCTAGTCCCCTTTGCCGTTGTATTAGCCCATGAACTAATGCATGCTGCTGCATATAAAATATTTGGCGCAAAATTAAAATTTGGGTACAAACATTTTAGTATATATCTTACCGATATATCAGGAACTCTATTTACATTGCAGCAAATGACAATAATTATGTTATTTCCCCTAGTTAGCCTTACAGCGATCACAATAATTGTTGCCAATATATTACAGCAGAGATTGTTTTTATTTTTATTAGCCATACTAATTAATGTTGCCGGATCTATTGGTGATATTCTGCTGCTAACCTATATACTATTTAAAGGAAGGGCTTGCAGAGTAAAAGATGAAAAAAATGGATTTAGCCTCTATAAGGCAAATACACAAAGTTCATCATAA
- a CDS encoding membrane protein — MAGEKRFGTSLFGFKQSDVNSYIEKILREFDDKLKEKENEIAGLKNQCRELRIKYEDIARKTDQVGEDRAKIAEVLIKAQEKAETILEEARNQSIEERKKLSDLTEKEKEKLVDIKQEIKTLKQDVSRVLKKYEEELNKVFESAGETYSSFDTETKSEKAETNDNSADILDEIMEEFANKAASTSEEK, encoded by the coding sequence ATGGCAGGAGAAAAAAGATTTGGTACATCGCTTTTTGGTTTTAAGCAATCAGACGTTAATTCTTATATTGAAAAGATATTGAGGGAATTTGATGATAAACTCAAAGAGAAAGAAAATGAAATAGCAGGGTTGAAAAATCAATGCAGAGAGTTAAGAATCAAATATGAGGATATAGCCAGGAAGACTGATCAAGTAGGTGAAGACAGAGCTAAAATTGCTGAGGTTCTGATCAAAGCTCAGGAAAAAGCTGAGACAATATTAGAGGAAGCAAGGAATCAATCAATTGAGGAGAGAAAGAAGCTTTCCGATTTGACAGAAAAGGAAAAGGAAAAGCTTGTAGATATAAAACAGGAAATCAAGACATTAAAACAGGATGTTTCTAGGGTTTTGAAGAAATATGAGGAAGAACTCAATAAGGTGTTTGAGTCTGCAGGAGAGACATATAGTTCTTTTGATACTGAGACAAAGTCTGAAAAGGCAGAAACTAATGACAACTCTGCAGATATCCTTGATGAAATAATGGAAGAGTTTGCTAACAAAGCAGCTTCTACTTCAGAAGAGAAATAG
- the tnpB gene encoding IS66 family insertion sequence element accessory protein TnpB (TnpB, as the term is used for proteins encoded by IS66 family insertion elements, is considered an accessory protein, since TnpC, encoded by a neighboring gene, is a DDE family transposase.) has protein sequence MLGGFTQGAEHIYIACNSTDFRKQIDGLVAIVNLQFKLDPFSDSCAFIFCNKRKTAIKVLRYDKNGFILASKKLLEGMKFQWPKSPSEVKEITLQQMEWLFQGLNIEQKKAHYSVEMSAEKTCY, from the coding sequence ATGTTAGGCGGATTTACCCAGGGAGCTGAACATATCTACATAGCCTGTAATTCCACAGATTTTCGGAAGCAGATTGATGGATTGGTGGCGATTGTGAATCTACAGTTTAAACTCGATCCATTTTCAGACAGCTGCGCTTTCATCTTCTGCAATAAAAGAAAAACAGCTATTAAAGTTTTGAGATATGATAAAAATGGGTTTATCCTTGCCAGCAAGAAGCTTTTGGAAGGAATGAAGTTTCAATGGCCCAAGAGCCCGTCGGAAGTAAAAGAGATTACATTACAGCAGATGGAATGGCTCTTTCAGGGACTTAATATAGAACAGAAAAAGGCACATTATTCTGTTGAAATGAGTGCCGAAAAAACCTGTTATTAG
- a CDS encoding Lrp/AsnC family transcriptional regulator, which produces MEEILEILEKNSKATDEQIAVMLNKSVEEVRAAIKKYEEDNVILGYTSMINWEKTSKESVIALIEVKVTPQRGQGFDKVAERIYKFPEVKACYLMSGGFDLTVIVEGKTMKQVALFVAEKLSPLDSVLSTATHFVLKKYKDKGVIFEEDYKDDREAVIL; this is translated from the coding sequence ATGGAAGAGATTTTGGAGATATTAGAGAAGAACAGTAAAGCGACTGATGAGCAAATAGCGGTAATGCTAAATAAAAGTGTTGAAGAAGTTAGAGCTGCAATCAAAAAATATGAGGAAGACAATGTAATTCTGGGTTATACTTCAATGATCAACTGGGAAAAGACCTCTAAAGAAAGTGTAATAGCTTTGATAGAAGTAAAGGTTACACCTCAAAGAGGCCAGGGGTTTGATAAGGTTGCGGAGCGCATTTACAAGTTTCCTGAGGTAAAAGCATGTTACCTTATGTCGGGTGGATTTGATCTGACTGTAATTGTAGAAGGTAAAACAATGAAGCAAGTAGCACTGTTTGTTGCAGAAAAATTATCTCCTTTAGATTCAGTGCTCAGTACTGCTACTCATTTCGTATTGAAAAAATATAAGGATAAGGGCGTTATTTTTGAGGAGGACTATAAGGACGACAGGGAGGCAGTGATATTATGA
- a CDS encoding putative ABC transporter permease, with protein sequence MIKRFFIYGFAGWSMEIVWTGMHSLITGDLTLQGYTNLWMLLIYGCAVFLEPIHDVLSRWRWQVRGLLWVVIIWGIEYTSGIILYNILGVYPWYYSGPFAIDHLVRIDFAPAWFAAGLLFERMHKALDSIKIV encoded by the coding sequence ATGATTAAAAGATTTTTTATTTATGGATTTGCCGGATGGAGCATGGAAATAGTTTGGACTGGGATGCATTCGTTAATAACAGGCGACCTGACATTGCAAGGATATACAAACCTTTGGATGCTGTTAATATATGGCTGCGCTGTGTTCTTAGAACCCATACATGATGTGTTGAGTAGATGGAGGTGGCAGGTTCGAGGGCTATTATGGGTAGTAATTATATGGGGTATAGAGTACACAAGCGGAATAATTCTATATAATATATTAGGTGTTTATCCTTGGTATTACTCTGGACCGTTCGCTATTGACCACCTTGTAAGAATAGATTTTGCGCCTGCATGGTTTGCAGCCGGGTTATTATTTGAACGTATGCATAAAGCACTAGATTCTATAAAAATTGTATGA
- a CDS encoding metal-sensitive transcriptional regulator: MVGNNLADNECCESKEDILKRLRRIEGQIKGIHKMIEEDKQCVDILTQVAAVRAATNKVGGIILQRHSKTCLKNALDGESKEEVLDELVDTIQKFLKFVD; the protein is encoded by the coding sequence ATGGTGGGAAACAATTTAGCAGATAATGAGTGTTGTGAGTCTAAAGAAGATATTCTTAAGAGACTTCGAAGGATTGAAGGTCAAATAAAGGGCATACATAAAATGATCGAAGAGGATAAGCAATGTGTAGATATCCTTACTCAGGTTGCAGCTGTGAGAGCGGCTACAAATAAGGTTGGCGGGATAATACTTCAAAGGCATTCAAAGACTTGCCTAAAGAATGCGTTAGATGGTGAAAGCAAGGAAGAGGTCCTTGACGAACTTGTAGATACAATACAAAAATTTTTAAAGTTTGTAGATTAG
- the tnpA gene encoding IS66 family insertion sequence element accessory protein TnpA: MAQRKSETIWKQTILDCKASGLSARQWCEKNNIKLSTYKYWLTRLNKQKNSATDICWAEMKIPEEVIRHPGSASITIRYDNFVLDIHEKTDLQLLATVLKALRSIC, encoded by the coding sequence ATGGCACAAAGAAAATCCGAGACAATATGGAAGCAGACAATTTTAGATTGTAAAGCCAGTGGCTTATCTGCTAGGCAATGGTGTGAAAAAAATAATATAAAATTGTCAACCTACAAATATTGGCTTACAAGACTCAATAAGCAAAAGAACTCAGCAACAGATATATGCTGGGCAGAAATGAAAATTCCAGAAGAAGTGATAAGGCATCCGGGTTCTGCTTCCATCACAATACGGTATGACAATTTTGTATTGGATATACACGAAAAGACTGATCTTCAGTTGCTAGCAACAGTGTTAAAAGCACTGCGTTCAATATGTTAG